CTCCTACTTTCGATGTTGTGTCTGTTCAGAACTAGAAATGTAGCAGTTTTGTTAGTTATGTGACTCGCATGGATCTATTTTGGAATAAGAAGTGAACTGTTGAGGCAGAAGTGAGAAAAGGCTAAGACTTTAGCTAAGTATTGCTTAATGTCTTTCTGTTGTGTCAGCTTTGGTTTTTGACTTGTCTGGATTCAGTTGAAACCAGTTTTGCAGGTGTAGGAACTGCTGCAGATTTTGTCGGCGCTAACTTTACACCTCATATGCTCACAGTTAACGCAGGAGAGGTATGATGATCATAGTCTTAGGCACTGGGGATCACACTTTCGAATATCTTATCTATGATCAATCAGTGAACACTGCTGCTTGACAAATGGATTTGCGCAGGATGTGACGATGAAGATAATGACATTCTCTCAACAAGGATCTCGTGCTATCTGTATCCTTTCAGCTAACGGTCTCATCTCCAATGTTACGCTGCGTCAAACTACTACATCCGGGGGTACTCTAACCTACGAGGTCTAGATGATACTCTCTTCTTCTGTAAAGAACTCACTTTTCTATTCTATTTTGATTCAAATGTTTTTGTTGTGATCATCAGGGTCGTTTTGAGATTCTCTCTTTGACGGGTTTGTTTATGCAAACTGACTCTGGAGGGACTCGAAGTAGAGCTGGTGGTATGAGTGTTTGTCTTGCAGGACCAGATGGTCGTGTCTTTGGTGGAGGACTCGCTGGTCTCTTTCTTGCTGCTGGTCCTGTTCAGGTTGGTTCAAAATTTTTAAGATCTTGTTGTTGTCTTGGACCTTGAGAGGATCTTACGTGTTTGGCATTGTCTTACATTACACAGGTAATGGTAGCAACTTTTATAGCGGCTCAGGAGCAGTCACACTTGCAGCTAGCACAAGAAAGACTGCAAAGATTCGGAGCTCAACCACCTTCTATCTCCTTTAACATCACAGCAGAAGAAAGAAAAGCGAGATTCGAGAGGCTTAACAATTCTGTTACCGTACCTGCACCAACTCCTTCGTATCCACATGATAACACAGGGAACGTGGTTCACAGTTACTACACAAACTCGGTTAACCACGTCAAGGATCCTTTCTCTTCCATccaaggaggaggaggtggtggaggaggagaggATGAGGGGGAAGAGGATGAAGGAGATGGCGATGAGTTAGAAGGTGAGGATGAAGAATTTGGAGAATCTGACGACGAGATTCCGAGCTGATGATCAGTTGCTGTGTTTATTTTCATGGGATTTGTTATGGGAGTGATGAGTTTTCAGGTTTTGGTTGATGGGGTTTATTAACACATACTGGTTAGAAGATGCTATCATTAGGTTTCTCTCTTCTTGTGATTGTTGTAGTAGCCAGCCATATCAGAAAACAAACTTACTGTTGCAGAACATTCTCATTCAAGAAAGTTCttactttcctttttcaaatttaaatgtttCAAATATTATATACGGCTTTTATCTCTAGATAGTTACTATGTTGTTTTAAACATCTAAAGTGAAAAAGAATACATAAACATAACTGTGAAAATTTTATTACATGTTATAAAACACATGTGGATTACTATTAACCAAAGCtaaaggaagaacggaccgcgtccGGCCCAAGTCCAAGACCGCGTCCgcacaaggagagagaggcggccaaagGAATAGCCGACTATAGGATTagaagttttcctttttcctttcatgtttatctataaggatATTTCCTATTTCCTTTTAGCTTAGGATTTGTACACTTTCCTTTTAtccttatcttgtaatccctATATAAGGGACACTTTGATTCAGTAATAAGACATCACGATTTCCccatcttttacaacacgttatcagcacgatagcctctaaatCCCTGAGACCTAAATCGAAACCTAAAAGCCTATAACCGGCGACTCAAAGCTAAAACCCTAGACGTTCTCCATCGTTCTAAAACCTAGACGTCCTCAAGACCGAACGTCCTCAGCTTCCTGATCGCGTCCTCAGCCCGCACACGAGAAGAACGCATCCGTCCAAGAAACAGCTCGCAGCTCGCGTCCGTCCTCAGCTCGCGTTCGACtacatccgcgacccgataggaggcagcaagCGTTCATTCTCCTCAGCTCGAAGTTTCATCCATTCTCAGGTGGTCCGGTTCTATACCTCTACGAAACAAAGGTATGAACATAATCTGAGAACATAGAATAAGaacaaaaccctaatccatcatTATGGAAACTACATTCtcgatgaaaccctaaaagaaactAGAAGATTAAAATCGACAAGTCTTAAAACTAGAAAGCTAAACGATTCCAACTAGAACTTGATTATATGTTGATTGATTAAATCTGAAACCTGACAAACCCTAATGAaggaatcgaaaaccctaaaccctaaagaaaGCTAGAACCCGATTTTAAGATTGATcttgcttgtttgatttcttGCTTGATTAGAGGTTTAGGAATTGTTAGATTGTTTGAAATAATCTAagccttgaaaccttaacataaggttgatagAATTTAAAAGGATTGGAAACCCTAGGTATTATAAAAGAAGTAAGTATAAGGAAGATTGATTTACATGAATCCGAACATGGTATTGCATTCATAACTAATTGAAACAAGATCGACCAGCATATAGATCACACGAATTAGGTTGATTGCATTAGTAAACCTATAGAGCCGTGTGGTTCATGattgatagcaccatggtcgattagtgttgttttgaatatcataaatgcgtaagacatgttgtggccgagcttgcttaTATCATGCGGCCACGTGATCATATTGTGAACCTAATACCTTATATGATAatatgattcagatgtcgaaaataacAAACAGAGACTacgcagcccttaatctctccggagacaattacttACAGTGGGCGCTAGACACAAGGATCAGTCTAaagtccaagggactcggtgatactatcaCCGAGGACAgcaatgagaatgaaaagaatagATACAGAGCCTTAGGCCTAATGCGTCATCATCTCACTGAAGGtcttaaagatcagtacatgacaattgagaatccactagatctttggaatgctttaaagaatagatatgatcaccaaaagatggtgttgcttccaaaggcaagGCACGATTGGATGCACCTAAGATTCttagactataagtctgtggatgagtACAATTCAGCTTTATTCAAGATTGTTTCAATACTAAAGCTTTGTGGTGAAGAAGTATCCGATATGatgatgcttgaaaagacctatacgactttcaatcagtcgaattctgtgttgcaagagcaatagaacaaaaggttttgccacatatactgatatgatctcatgtctactcttggccgaggcaaacaatgagctcctACTGAAGAATAGTGGAGCCAGACCGGCCGGGACAGCACCATTACCCGAAGCCCATGAggttgaaaagaaagatcccaaagaGACCCACTACGCCCAAGACAACAAGAAACCATACGGCAATGGCCGTGGTGGATACAAGAGGCGTGGATGTGATAACTCGAACGGCCGAGACAGCTACTCGACTGGCcagaaaggaaaccacaataaccgtggtcgtggttccaattacggcCGGGGTCGAGGCAGTTACGGCCGCGGacgaggtggcatatccaaaccatcttacacgtccaaGTCTGTATGCCACAGATGCGGGATGGacaaccattgggccaagaattgtagaactccgaaacacttgtgcgacctctaccaagagagcctcaagaacaagaatccggaggcaaacatgatccaagaaaacGGTATGGATGACAAAGGATATGGatatgatgctgacaatgaatcCGACAAAGATAACAAAGATGACCTAATGGATTTTGAGACATCCGATTGTCTCAAGGACTAGTTTTTtgaatcacattgtcttattgctttatgtttttgatttggtgtttttttattttatgtattgacatttataataataagagttttaaaacatcttatgaagtctctaaagtttagaaaattttatttatagaatgaatgatgagatgagtatacttgtggtggataatggcacaagtcacacaatacttagaaataaaagGTACTTTATgaatctcacaatgcaaagtgcaaaggtacataccattgcgggtgaggctagcctgattgaaggtcacggccaagcCTATGTGTTGATGCCCAAgggcactcacctagagatcaaaaccgccttgtattccccaagctctagaagaagcttattgagtttcaaggatataagattgaatggtttccatcttgaaacatgggaagaaggaaacaaggagttccttaaCATAATTTCGATCACCAAAGGCAACAAGAAGATCCTAGAGACTATACCCAcaatgtctactggtctatactatgcaaagatcagtatgatcgaggccaatgcCTCTgagctattcactttatggcataaccggcttggccatcccggaacaagtatgatgcgaaaattgataatgaattcacaagggcacatGATTAAAGGAGTGATCCCATATAAAcatctcacatgtgcagcatgtgcacaagggaaactcatgactaggccatcaccagccaaggttaataaagaaaccttaaactttctggaaaggattgaaggagacatatgtggaccaatacacccaccttgtgggacgtttagatatttcatggtcctcattgatgcatcgaccagatggtcgcatgtgtgtctactatccacacgtaacctagcctttgcacggctgcttgctcagataataaggctgagagcacactttccagatttccctcttaagactatacgtctagacaatgctggtgagttcacgtcccaagcgtttaatgaatattgtatgtccatgggggtaagtatagaacactccgtggcacatgtccatacacagaacggcttggccgaatccttcattaaacgtatccagctgatagcccggccactgcttatgaagtctcaacttccggtatcagcatggggacatgcggttttacatgcagcagaactgattcgtatcaggccatctagtgagcatagatattcaccatcccaactacttacgggtcatgagccagacgtgtcccacatcaagatattcggatgtgccgtctacgttccaattgctccaccatagagaactaagatgggaccacagaggaggatgggaatatacgtaggatatgattccccaagcattataaagtatcttgagccaacaaccggtgatttgtttaaggccagatacgaagactcacagtttgatgagtccacatatccgtccttagggggagataacagccggttaattataaaagatttagaatggtttagaccatcaacatcttggcaagatcctcggactagagattgtgatttagaagtccaaaagattatacatcttcaagagctagctaaTAGACTGCCAaatacatttgctgacccaaataaaGTAACAATATCACAcatcccggcttgtaatgcacctatAAGTTTAGAtgtccaagatggacaatgtcaagtggctacagagtctaggcAACAtttaaaacgtggtagaccaattggttccaaagacaaacagcctcagaagtccaagagaggtgctggatccgagagcatcaaggaaaccgtccaggacatagaTGGACCGGTCGAGCCGACCAGGACGGTCGAGCCAAGCGTACCGGccacacccgatgatccggCCGTTCCTCAAAGTGAGGCCCGGGACGCTGGGCTTCACGTGACACAAGAGCCGGACaaccaagagatctctatagaccatgtgatgtctggaaaacaatggaacagaaaagatatcaacgttgatgatttatttgcatacaaggtagcacttgagatcatggataaagatgaggataTAGAACCCACatccatacaagaatgcatgctaagatcagattggatcaaatggaaagaagctataaacgtggagttagaatcattgagaaaaagaggcgtttttggccctataatcttgacaccaagagatgtcaaaccagtgggatacaaatgggtctttgtaaggaagagaaacaagaaaggagaagtagtgagatacaaagcacggcttgtagcacaatgattctcacaaagaccaggaatagactatgaggagacttactcccctgtggtggatgcaactacactgAGATATCTAATCAGTTTGGCCGTGAAAGAGAAAATAGATttacgcctaatggatgtagtaactgcatacctatacggaccactggataatgagatacatatgaaagttccagagggcattgagctcaaagataagaaaggttctcgagaacaacattgcatcAAGTTGAATAAagccttatatggtttaaagcaatcaggtcgaatgtggtacaacagattatccgagtacctagtgaaagagggttataagaatgatccaataagtccatgtatattcataaagaaattcgacaGCAAGGGCTATGTAATTATGTCAgtttatgtggacgacctgaatataataggaacctctggagagatttcccaaaccgttgaatgtctaaagaaagaattcgagatgaaagacttagggaaaactaagttttgtttgagattacagtttgagtataaagagaatggcatccttgtgcaccaagaaacttatacagaaaagatactcaagcaattcaatatggaccaggctcacccCTTGTTGAGtccaatggtcgtgaggtccttagaccttgagaaggatCCATACGGACCTAAGAAACCGGACAAGGAAGCACTCGGACCGGAGGTGCCttacctaagtgccattgggggcttaatgtacttggctagtcatactagaccggacataagctttgccgtgagcttactaTCTAGATTTGGTTCATGTCCGACCTTAAGGCACTGGAACCGAGTGAAAtatctgttcagatatctgcaaggaacaaaagatCTCGGTTTGTTCTACACCAACCGGCCAGGAGAGAGCATGGTTGGATATGCggatgctgggtac
The Brassica napus cultivar Da-Ae chromosome A1, Da-Ae, whole genome shotgun sequence DNA segment above includes these coding regions:
- the LOC106443088 gene encoding AT-hook motif nuclear-localized protein 3 isoform X2, producing the protein MEEREGTNNNTTSLNQTAASSDAYPMDPPRPDNPNPFSAPPTTSSVGNAAPQFSLTMPAETASSEQKKKRGRPRKYNPDGTLAVTLSPMPISSSVPLTSGLPPRKRGRGRGRSSQWLKKPEMFQFDRSPGVGTAADFVGANFTPHMLTVNAGEDVTMKIMTFSQQGSRAICILSANGLISNVTLRQTTTSGGTLTYEGRFEILSLTGLFMQTDSGGTRSRAGGMSVCLAGPDGRVFGGGLAGLFLAAGPVQVMVATFIAAQEQSHLQLAQERLQRFGAQPPSISFNITAEERKARFERLNNSVTVPAPTPSYPHDNTGNVVHSYYTNSVNHVKDPFSSIQGGGGGGGGEDEGEEDEGDGDELEGEDEEFGESDDEIPS
- the LOC106443088 gene encoding AT-hook motif nuclear-localized protein 3 isoform X1, encoding MEEREGTNNNTTSLNQTAASSDAYPMDPPRPDNPNPFSAPPTTSSVGNAAPQFSLTMPAETASSEQKKKRGRPRKYNPDGTLAVTLSPMPISSSVPLTSGLPPRKRGRGRGRSSQWLKKPEMFQFDRSPVETSFAGVGTAADFVGANFTPHMLTVNAGEDVTMKIMTFSQQGSRAICILSANGLISNVTLRQTTTSGGTLTYEGRFEILSLTGLFMQTDSGGTRSRAGGMSVCLAGPDGRVFGGGLAGLFLAAGPVQVMVATFIAAQEQSHLQLAQERLQRFGAQPPSISFNITAEERKARFERLNNSVTVPAPTPSYPHDNTGNVVHSYYTNSVNHVKDPFSSIQGGGGGGGGEDEGEEDEGDGDELEGEDEEFGESDDEIPS